A window from Opitutia bacterium ISCC 52 encodes these proteins:
- a CDS encoding DUF1588 domain-containing protein, protein MKSKSLISLLIGTSAAVTLSANESTPISDTHYNILSNYCLNCHDEVEMKGDLNLDHYSVDWNDREQRDLWEGALRMVKDGLMPPEDEDQPTKEERIQMLTWLDEKLLHHTPIGGTLPRRLSAEEYRSTIRDLFDLPDYELPLGFPKDSEYHGFNNVGEGLVLSPPLMEAYTKVAGQIADTIYPPARKAPPPTTRTAGPNDMVLSFSAGKVVDDALLLVSRGHEIFRSCSWPSRMEIMSSGTYRVTVSAAKHKPTWGGPMKLEIRARELSASDRSRADVFRLLKVIDVPSTEPTTITFEAELYEGQTLLFRWMNADMAHDYSKFANHMREWFEKDKRWLAAWQHTVFPNGDFSKIRTSVIRGRSGWEFLSKALEDPDLDMSRATMDDPLTVKFLELADSNTGMFNFADILCHYYFTNGPAIEFHSATIEGPLKMVDGPREMLAQKLQKQFVGTRKPGQSDEAFTRDMLTRFLPKAFRRPVDQQSIDTYLGIAKRHWEAGNSFDDTMHLLVRNILISPRFLYRLASPDELDDYDLASRLSYFLTQAPPDQKLLKLAKTGKLSDPETLRAEAIRLMPKEPGNAMVQSFTGQWLDTKLLPEIMPDPKFEFSEAEIAIAEEEVEHFFTEILTKNLPMTDFIDPDFHYTTPTFAKDNYQYTQSEWDEESSSSMDSENGLRKLPLDRGGRFGGLLAQSAILTATANGVDTQAVLRGVWVLENIMGTPPPEPPKSVPALTPDTRGATTPREMLGAHMGDTSCASCHKLIDPIGFMLENFDPVGNWRELWPKIDVPIDSTGVLPDGTQINDITDFKAWLVDNIDLFSQCISEKLLTYATGRVPNYAERHEIEKIVKENHRNGNGFQDLFLALVTSETFGTK, encoded by the coding sequence ATGAAATCGAAGAGCTTGATAAGTCTGCTGATTGGAACTTCAGCGGCCGTAACCCTGAGCGCAAACGAAAGTACCCCTATTTCGGATACGCATTACAACATCCTTTCTAACTACTGCCTGAATTGCCATGACGAAGTGGAAATGAAGGGGGATCTCAACCTTGACCACTACTCGGTCGACTGGAACGACAGAGAGCAACGAGACCTGTGGGAAGGTGCGCTTCGAATGGTTAAAGATGGCCTCATGCCACCAGAGGATGAAGATCAGCCTACGAAGGAAGAGCGCATCCAAATGCTCACCTGGTTAGATGAAAAGCTACTGCACCATACTCCTATCGGCGGCACCTTACCCCGAAGGCTCAGTGCAGAAGAATACCGCTCGACTATCAGGGATCTTTTTGACCTACCCGACTACGAACTTCCCCTAGGATTTCCCAAAGACTCTGAATACCACGGTTTCAACAACGTGGGTGAAGGCCTGGTCCTTTCCCCGCCCCTCATGGAAGCCTACACCAAAGTAGCTGGGCAGATTGCAGATACTATTTACCCACCCGCCCGCAAGGCACCGCCCCCTACGACACGGACCGCCGGTCCCAATGATATGGTGCTCAGTTTCTCCGCCGGTAAAGTGGTAGACGATGCCTTATTGCTCGTTTCGCGTGGGCACGAAATTTTTCGCAGCTGCTCCTGGCCCAGCCGCATGGAAATTATGTCATCCGGGACTTACCGAGTCACGGTGAGCGCAGCCAAGCATAAGCCGACCTGGGGAGGCCCGATGAAGCTGGAAATCCGTGCTCGTGAGCTCAGTGCCAGTGATCGCTCCCGCGCAGATGTCTTTCGCCTGCTCAAAGTCATTGATGTTCCCTCAACGGAACCCACAACCATTACCTTCGAAGCAGAGCTCTACGAAGGTCAGACATTGCTCTTTCGCTGGATGAATGCGGACATGGCCCACGACTATTCCAAATTCGCCAACCACATGCGCGAATGGTTTGAAAAAGATAAGCGTTGGTTAGCTGCCTGGCAGCACACCGTCTTTCCGAACGGCGATTTCAGCAAGATTCGCACATCCGTTATTCGTGGACGCAGTGGATGGGAGTTCCTCTCCAAAGCACTCGAGGATCCAGACCTCGATATGAGTCGCGCGACCATGGACGATCCTCTCACGGTCAAATTTCTGGAACTCGCCGACTCCAACACCGGTATGTTTAATTTCGCCGACATACTGTGCCACTACTACTTCACGAATGGTCCAGCCATAGAGTTTCATAGCGCAACCATCGAAGGTCCTTTAAAAATGGTCGATGGGCCACGCGAAATGTTGGCTCAAAAGCTACAAAAGCAATTTGTCGGAACACGCAAACCTGGCCAGTCTGATGAAGCGTTTACACGAGACATGCTTACAAGGTTCTTGCCAAAGGCTTTTCGCCGACCGGTGGATCAACAGAGTATCGATACGTACCTGGGGATTGCGAAGCGTCACTGGGAAGCAGGTAATTCCTTTGACGATACCATGCATTTGCTCGTGCGAAATATTCTAATCTCTCCTCGCTTTCTGTATCGGTTAGCTAGCCCGGATGAGCTGGATGATTATGACTTGGCTAGCCGTCTATCCTATTTTCTAACCCAGGCACCTCCTGACCAAAAACTACTCAAACTGGCCAAGACCGGAAAGTTGTCAGATCCTGAAACTCTGCGGGCAGAAGCCATTCGCCTCATGCCCAAGGAACCGGGCAACGCCATGGTCCAGAGTTTCACTGGCCAGTGGCTCGACACCAAGTTGCTGCCCGAGATCATGCCCGATCCGAAGTTTGAATTCTCTGAAGCCGAAATCGCCATCGCCGAGGAAGAGGTAGAACATTTCTTTACAGAGATCCTCACAAAGAATCTTCCGATGACCGATTTCATCGATCCGGATTTTCATTACACCACTCCGACCTTTGCGAAGGATAATTATCAATACACCCAATCAGAATGGGACGAGGAATCCAGTTCCTCCATGGATTCTGAAAACGGTTTACGAAAATTACCACTGGACCGTGGCGGGCGCTTTGGCGGACTCCTAGCCCAATCGGCAATCCTGACCGCCACAGCTAATGGTGTGGATACCCAGGCCGTGCTAAGAGGCGTTTGGGTTCTTGAGAACATCATGGGAACCCCGCCCCCCGAACCACCCAAAAGTGTGCCAGCTCTTACACCTGATACTCGCGGAGCAACCACTCCGCGCGAAATGTTGGGTGCCCATATGGGAGACACCTCTTGCGCATCCTGCCACAAGCTCATCGATCCCATCGGATTCATGCTTGAGAACTTTGATCCCGTGGGCAATTGGCGCGAACTATGGCCCAAAATTGATGTGCCGATCGACTCAACGGGTGTGCTTCCTGATGGAACTCAAATCAATGATATCACTGACTTCAAAGCCTGGCTCGTAGACAACATCGATCTATTTTCTCAATGCATCTCAGAGAAGCTCCTGACCTACGCCACCGGACGTGTTCCCAACTATGCGGAGCGGCACGAGATTGAGAAGATCGTGAAGGAAAACCACAGGAACGGAAATGGTTTTCAGGATTTGTTTCTTGCGCTGGTTACGAGCGAGACTTTTGGGACCAAATAG